A single window of Aquarana catesbeiana isolate 2022-GZ linkage group LG10, ASM4218655v1, whole genome shotgun sequence DNA harbors:
- the LOC141110124 gene encoding heat shock protein 30C-like: MFPLSLLQSSHSPVYVYRQPELPHWTATHLILHQLEDDMLTVSSDMERRMQRLHQTYHLLANDPDMRRGRGAQSGHPTTPQDKSPTEGKDEKENFEISLGVSLFSPEELTVRTEGRRLIVVGKSDKKRETENGGFFQEYREWRREAELPEDVNPEDVLCSMSKDGRLHFWAPRLALPAAQQRSITITNEQSPGEGQESNPENQNHRGQQEQDLPQNSS, from the coding sequence ATGttccctctcagcctcctccagtcCTCGCACAGTCCTGTGTATGTCTACCGCCAGCCCGAGCTCCCCCACTGGACCGCCACACACCTCATCCTCCACCAGCTGGAAGACGACATGCTGACCGTGAGCAGCGACATGGAGAGGAGAATGCAGCGCCTCCACCAGACTTACCATCTCCTGGCCAATGACCCGgacatgaggagggggaggggggctcagaGCGGACACCCCACCACCCCCCAAGACAAATCCCCCACTGAGGGCAAAGACGAGAAGGAGAACTTTGAGATCTCCCTGGGAGTGAGTCTGTTTTCTCCAGAAGAACTGACAGTGAGGACGGAAGGAAGGAGACTGATCGTGGTGGGAAAATCCGACAAGAAAAGGGAGACGGAGAATGGCGGCTTCTTCCAGGAATACAGAGAGTGGCGCAGAGAAGCCGAGCTCCCGGAAGACGTGAATCCCGAGGACGTGCTGTGCTCCATGTCCAAGGATGGGCGGCTCCACTTCTGGGCACCTCGCCTGGCACTGCCCGCTGCCCAACAGAGATCCATCACCATCACCAATGAGCAGAGCCCAGGAGAAGGTCAGGAGTCCAACCCAGAGAACCAGAATCACCGGGGACAGCAGGAGCAAGACCTCCCCCAGAATTCATCCTGA